CTTGGCTATTCCACTGATATAATGCaattcacacccccaccccatccccacagaggctcaggggggcggggaaactGGTACCACTAAGATGGACTCTAATCTTCTGCCTTCAGGTCCCCAGGTAATGCAGTATAAAATAAATGGTACAATAAAGTCACTTACCAACTACCTCTAAAACAGATGTTCCATGAGCATCAGAAGGGGCGACAATAACATAGCACCTATATATTCCTGCTTCCTTAAACTGTATCTGTGGGAGAGAGAGTGCAGCATTTCCTCTTCTCAGGTCATTGTCAGACATACTGGCCCCATTTCTATGGGAAATATGCGCTCCAGCATGAAATGTGAATACTTTTTCTTCTTGGTCTGCCCTTGGAGTCTTAAGATACCAGGTAACTCCCATGTTCTTGATATCCAGTTCTGCTGTATTGTACCCAGAGAGATTGCATGGTATGGAGATGTTATCATTCAGTGACACTATTTGTGGGGTGCTTCCCATCAGCACTTGGAGAGTTTcttcaaaaacagaaaatgtatatTTGAAGAAATACATCCTAAAGGTTCCTTTTAAAGGAGTTATTATTGGCTCAAGGATCATGCCGTTTTTTAGTAGCCTGTTTCCGCACTCATAATAAACTTTATAAACTGTCTCTATGGTAATCTAATGAACACTTTCCTTCCTAAATTGTTAATGGCTTTATAAATAACGATCTTTGCTTTTATTTGAATGAAATAATAGAGATAACGCAGGCTAGTTGGGTGGCCCTGGCTCTTGGGAACTACAGTGCAGGAGGGACTTTAGCAGTGCATACACTGCATATTACATGTTATACACGGGAGCTTTGTGGTGGAACTACAGCAGCACCTAATGGAAGGGAAATGTGCATTCTATGTATCCCTGCAACTCCAAGTATTTATGTGGACCCTATTACCATAATCGCTGAGCACCTCAGACTCTTTTATGtattttatcctcacagcacccttgtgaggtagggaagtgctattatccccattttacacatggggatgTGACGCACAGAGAgactcagtgacttgcccacatcCAAGTAGGAAGGTGGCACACAGAATTTAATGCAGGTGAGTTCCAGACTAGTGCCCTAATCCAGGAGTCACTTGTCCATCTCCTTTAAAGGAAAAACTGTCCTGCTGGCTCCCCATCACTGCTGGGGAGAGGGACACATCATCACCtatttcttctcccttccccttgaGGAGAAAgacaaattaataattaatacagATAGAATTTTTGTAAAAATCTGATAgaactgatggaagaaaagatccgagaattggagatgcaggtggaaactctggagATGCAGGTTTAGAAAGGGGTTCGAGCGGacgatggagcaaagacatgaggaggttGAAGGGAAAacctcagacttgcagatggaccaaagaactctgagggaagcctgctgggtaaggaaagtggacagtggaaacatgtgactaagagaaccagacAGAGGAAAAGACATGCTAGTGAAGgcgaaatagagctcaggaacaggtttgcggagttggaaaatgaagaaggggcacagcaggtggtcactgatgGTGAGAGGGcaatgaagaagagaagagcagctagtcctataggaagaggggaagagtcaatggagataacaacaccaaatgtgagccccaggaggatacaggatgggttgcagaggactGCAAAGGATAATAGGAattgagaggacttgcagccagagggaataggggatagaccggagaatcGCACCATCTCCAGGAAAAGGCAgatctatgtgattggggactccttactgagaagaatagacaggcctgtaaccagagctgatccagagaacagaagggtgtgctgtctgctgggtgctaaaatacaggatgtggacctgaggcggaagaggatcctaacgggagcgGGAAATAATCCactgattatccttcatgtgggaacaaatgatatggctagattctcgctggaacgtatcaaaggagactatgccaggctggggaagatgcttaaggaaatcgatgcttaaggaaatcgaggtgatcttcagtgggattctgcctgttcctagagaaaggcaacaaaggtgtgacaagatcaTGATGACTCAGGCAGatggagggctttgggatgtatgccactgggaagcattcatggacagaggactttTCTCTCGGGATGGACATCACccgagtagggagggaaatagacttctaggatggaggctggcacaacagattaagagagctttaaactagaaatttgggggagatggttgggagatgtccaggtaatctccacaccggattttaacattgaaagggaagaaaatgaagtaagaaaggatactgCCATGGGTAGGaaaatggacataaggaggaagggtagtgtagataccagtctaataggtgatactggcagtagaatgtctgtgcctaattgggtaaagaatgtgagcgaagccaaagagcaaaaattaagatgtttgtacgccaatgtgaggagcctaggtaacaaaatggaggaactagagctattagtgcaggaagtgaaaccagatattatagggataacagaaacatggtggaatagtagtcatgactggagtgcaggtattgaagggtatgtgctgttcaggaaagacagaaataaaggcaaaggtggtggagtagcattgtatatcgaTGATGAGGTAGActaaaaagaaataagaagcgatggaatgaaTAAGACAGTCTGTCTGGgtaaaaatcacattggggaagaaagctactagagccggggtgggcaaactttttgagctgagggccacatctgggtggggaaattgtatgcagggctggggcagcgggttgggatGTGgaagggagtgcggggtgtgtgtggggggggggggtggtgtgcaggaacaggctcagggaaagggattggggcagaggagggctgcggggtatatgagggggctcagggaagggggttggggtgcaggaggggtgcagagtgcaggagggagctcagggcagggggttggggttcggggGTGTGTGGGGTGCGACAGGAggctcaggacagggagttgaggtgcaggaggggtgtgaggtgcaggcagggagttgtggggcagggtgcagaaggggttcaggctctggcctggtgccgcttacctaaagtggttccagggtggcagcagcacgcaccggggccagggcaggctccctgcatgcctgccttggccccacgCCACGCCACGCCATtccgggaagcggccagcaccacatccctgtgcggcctctgggggagggggtcacagggctccgcgtgctgcccttgccacacctccaggtacctcccccgaagctcccattggctgcggttccctgttcccagacaatgggagctgtggggggcggtgcctggaggcaagggcaatgcacgaagccctctgccccccgccccacgaagatgcagggacgtggtgccagccacttctgagagTGGCACGGGGGCTGCGGCACCATGGGGAGGcaatcccgcgggctggatccaaagccctgaggggccagatctggcctgcgggccgtagtttccCCACCCTGTgaaatttcaagtctaaactggccatcaggaagtttagacttgaaattagatgaaggtttcttaccatcagaggagtgaagttctggaacagccttccaagggaagcagtggaggcaaaagacatatctggcttcatgactaagcttgataagtttatggtatgatgggatagcctaattttggcaattaattgatctttgactattagcggtaaatatgcccaatggcctctgATGGGAcgctagatagggtgggatctgagtttctACAGATACTTCTTTcctgggtggctggctggtgagttttgcccacatgctcagggtttaactgatcgccatatttggggtcgggaagaaattttccccagggcagattggcagaggccctcagggttttttgccttcctctgcatcgtggggcacggatcacttgctggaggattctctgcaccttaaagtctttaaaccacaatttgagggcttcaatagctcagacataggtcaggggtttgttacaggagtgggtgggtgagattctgtggcctgcgttgtgcaggaggtcagactagacgatcataatggtcccttctgaccttaaagtctatgattctattaatatATCTTTTGGAAATTACTCAGAATTTCACTGGGTGTTTCAAAATACCCAGGAAACAACTCCAGGATCCCGATAATGATCTCAATCTTTGGCAAATCTAAGTGATCACAGTAAAAGAAATGGCACCGTATGCACATTTTCTTGCTTGGCTGCCTATGGGCCTGGCTTGGGGACTCTTTAGGTCTCCATTTAGGTACATTTCTGCTCTTGTCCCTATTTTCCATTTGCCGTGTTCCGTACACACAGGACGGTGTAATGCAGCATCACTCAATGATGACGAGAACCGTGACCTCAGCCTCTCAAATTTGTGGGCTCCCCCTAAGTGTTGGGCATTCACACATGGTTTAAAGTTATTCATTTTCAACTTTCTGAGCTCAGACTCATACTGCTCACATACCAGGAGCTTCAGGAATCCTTGTATAACACTCCCTCAGGTGGAGAGATGACACAAGATGGCATGTGCTGAGGCTGAGGAAGATTATCAGGGGATAGAGTAAAGGCTGTATCACTTCCTTACTATACTCATTGCATTGAGAAGACCTATACAGACCGTAGGAGGTCTGATGGTGGTCTCACGAATTTAACTGTTACTACAGAGTCCTCAGGCAGTGGGGAACCCACCCACCATACCTATGCAGCAAAATTGGGCACTACAGTCATGGAGGCAACTTCATCAGATATGGAGGGGGAAACTCCTCCCTAATGGGTGACCAAATAATTCAACCCCACCCCCTACTCCGGGACAGAATTCATGGTTCCTGAAGTGGTGGGGAGGCACTACATACTCCTAGTGCTATGatgtgggagggggggttggtTTCTTCTCTCTTCCCACTGTCCCCAGAGGAACTTTAGAAGGACTGTGCTCCCTGAATGCAGCATTTTCAGCTGACAGCACTGAAATTGGCAACCAGGGGAGGTGATAAGGTCAGGTGGACAATTAAAAGGgcattgaaaaacaaaagaaaaagaaaaatcttttggAATACAGGAattctccatcccccttcccataGGAGTGGCTGTGGGATCCTGCTGGCCAAGTAAGGGAGAGGCACTGGATTATTGTGAGCTAATCTGAGAAGTCAGGATTTAGGTGAGCTCCTTTTCTTCAACTTGCTTCTGTGAAGAAGAGGTGCAACGGTTCCACACTGAGCCAACTGTCCTGAGGATCAATCTGCCcaattcatggccagtttatgtgGCAATGGGGGGTTACCCTATCCACTGTTACTGAATAACCAGCCTTGAGGATTTGGTCCACCAGGAATAGCTAGCATAGTACTTCCCTTTTACATGTCTATTTTTAGTGACTGTCTAGCTTGAGTGGCTACAATCCATCTGTGGCTTAAAAATAGTTCAGCTGAGAGCTTCTCAGCTCTAATTCTTAAGGTTTTTCCCAATAGGATGTCTCTTAGATATGAAATCATTTCCTGGGATAGAATATTTATTCCATACTATTGGCACTATGTTTAGGTTTGCTCACATATTACAGTTTGGAGTGAAGCTTTATAGAGAATATGTGTCAAATTAACCTTTCTGCTGTTAAAGGCTGTATGCACCTTTTGCTGTCAATGAGAGGAGACTGTTAAACTGTTCTGAAGGAGCTGGTACATGCCACTTTCTGACCCCAGGTGATATTTTTGTGCTAACTGCTGCCACCCCATAGCCCGACCCCCCTTGCAGTTTGCTAATGCTCTTTGAataagaaaggaaggaaggaagggaccAGAAATAAAGCTGTGTGTCAGGGAATGGCATGTGCCAGTTACTTTGGAACAGCCTAATGGTCATAAGGATGAGGCCCTTGGCGTGCCAATTATTTTCTCACAGCTATTCAAAGCCGATTCCTTACTCAAGCAGCATTTGCAAATTGGAAAATTGGGTGGGGGTGATATATACAGCATGTTGCACAGAAGTAAAGCTTCAGGTCAGGGAGTGGCATGTGCCATCTACCTCAGAACAGATTAATAGTTGCAGGCATGTGTCAAGTTATTTGTCAGTTATACACCCTCAGACATCAGTTACTTATTGCAAGTGAGAGGCCATTACACCATGTGGGATTGGGGGTCTTGGTCGAATATATATTGTTACAACATACAAGAGCATTTAGTCTGGTGAAATTTCTAAAACTAGAAGCCTACAGCAGTGACTTTTGATGGCCTTTGGAATCAAGACCTGGGACTAAGGAACCAGCTTCAGCCTTGGGATGCCAGAAGTGTCACCCCTACCCCCCCAGACAGACCcggtcccacccccactccagctccccctccaggCGAGTattcgggggtggggaggaccaGGAACCTGGTCTGGGAGAATCCGCAGACCCCAGTGACCCTGCCCCTATACCCTCTTTGCCAAGGGGCAGCCGAAGTTGGACCCGATCCTCCCCCGCCCTATGGGACCCGGGATCCCTCCTTTACCTGCAGGCTGGAGCCCGCTGCTGAGACACAGGAGCAGCCCGAGCAGCCGGCAGCACCGCCCGGCGGAgcccgctccccaccccatgttCTCAGGTAGGGTTGGGGGCGTCGCTGGCGCGGGTCGTGGCAGTGACAGGGCTGAGCGGTTCCCCTTCATTTTCCTCCCTCGGACACGTGCCCCAGTAAGGCAGCGCcccgggcagggctgggagccagcaggtAGCTGCTGTGACTATATAGGGCAGTGACCGGGCTGCAGGCCCTGTGCGACCACCCACAGTTCAGTGCCCCTAGGGCAGCGCCTGGGAAATGTACCCGAGCGGCCCGGGGTGTCTGGGTCTGTCGGGGGGTTAATCCCCACTCCGCAGATCGGGACCTGATCCACAAAGTCTGGCACGCTCGTCTGCGTGTTTAGGGACTGTGGCTCTGTGCCTGGTCTAACATAGCGGGTATGCGCTGGACTATTGCTAGCACCAGGGGGCGTTAAGAATAGATTTGCAGCCTTAACTCTGGATTTTCTAGCTGTTTGTGCGTTTACATCAGAGACTCCCACCATCTTATCTGAACGTCCTTTTTTGGTTGATTAACTGGCCTCCTTCATCAGAGAGCAATATCCAAGTTATTTCACTTATGCGATGGCCACTTTCTCACTCACTCCACATTGAcaggcagaatttggttttaaaaaaagaaaacaccgGCCATCTGGTTCTGAGTTCTAATTTTACCCACTTACAAATTAATCTGTACAAAGCATGACTGAGGAAACATTTTCCCAAAAACACTGCACTGgggattcttaatttttacaagTGACcaatccccttccccctctccattACCCCAAAAATCCCTACCTTAAAAGATTGTACAATCAATGTTTACATCTGTTGGAATCTCAGAATTCTTCCCCAAACCAAGATGCATTCAGTTATTGCCATAAATCAAGGATTCCATTCCATTCTCACCAAAAAGCACCATTAAAAAGGGGTGGTCAATGTATGTGATAAGCCTTCCTAACACAGTGTAGACGAAACTGTTAGGAACTGTGTCTAAAACTGCCACAAACACACTGAGATGGCCTCTATTTTTATTACTCAGGTTGGTAGCAAAAAGTATGTGCAGTGTTGTTTGTTGCCAGACAAATGAAAGttaattgcatttttttaaaagacatatgTAACATTTTAAGCAACATTGGGCATGCTAAATTTATGTTCTGTCActtaaatttaaatcagattgttGTGTTGATTTGCATGATCATTTGGCATTGATTTATCGTGATTGAATTATGCTTTTTCTTAGAAACCAAGTCCAGCATATAGCAGGCTGTTTTATTTAGGGGTTTGCAATGAATATAATAAATTTCTGATAtgttaacttatttttaaaacacaaatgctATCATAATTTAGAGAAAGGCTCTAACAATAATTATTACAATTAAGTGGAATTGAATAATGCAAGACCAGGCAGCAATATTTGTGACAAAAACAAAAGTTCCATGAAGATGTCTGTTAAGGTTACAGTGCGTTATGTCTTAATGAACTAAATTTAGGAATTCATTTAATCTACATGTTGTATTGTGTGGATCCAACCATTGCAAGTGCAATATGCAATGTATGCTTTTCAATACATTAAAATTCCTCTGCAGATCAGATCTGAAAACTTCTTGATTCAGACATTAGTCAGAGTTACTGACAAATCATCTGCTGAGCCagtctgttttaaaaattaaagttagcAATGAAATGGTCACAAGCAAAGCAAACTGCCACTGACTGTTGTCCTGGTGGCAGAAGTCCTAGAGGGCTGCACAAATGCACAAGTCAAGGGGGAGTGGCCAACTTACAAAACTGCGTGTCTGAACTGTGGAAGACTGAGCTGCAGAATACATATTTTTCCTCTTGAGGATTTCAGGCCCTGATTCTAagacaactgaagtcagtgggagtctttgaATCTAGGCCTTGGGTGAAATCCAAGCCCCTTTGACgtcagtgggatttttgccattgatttcaatagagccaGAATTGCACCCTCAGAGTTTAGCACTGTGAATAGATTAATGGGCCAAGACGCTGGTCCTGGTGATACATAAAGTTTCTTTTGTCATATGTATGAAGCATCTGTCAATGTTCAAGTGGTGACATGCTGAGAGATGTAGTCCCTTTTCcctccctgctttccctgcctaGCTACCAATGCCACTTTTCGTGGACACCTTTCTGAGCATGCTCTCCTAATAGCTATGTGATGGTTCCcagaggtacccagggttgtgaggctcctcactaccacctgccttTCGGGCGAGGAAGCCTTGTATGTGCCTCCTGTGAACCAGTTCCCCAGCACCACTAGCCTCTGGCAATACAAGCCCTGACTTCCAGCCTTCTGCAGGCCTCACTCTCTCTTTACAGGTTAGCGATTGGCACACTCCAACCTCAAGTCCTCCATGGTGTTTCCCTAGAGTGCCCAGCTCCTGAGctactggacactcacagaattcccATTTCCTCTGCTCCCAAAGGAGCTGTACACCAGAGCTTACCAAACACACCTCTGCTTAACTCAGAGCACTTTGTTTGTTTATAGAGAAAGCAAGTATAATTTTATTGATCAAAGACCAGAGTTCAAATTATAGCAAGCAGCAATATTGAAAACAAAGGGTTACAGATAAAATAAAAGCATGACACACATACCAGAGCCTGAAATTAACTAATAGGACATGATTATGTCATAAGACCAAAAGCTCACGCAAAATCCTTTCAGTGAATTACAGCCGCCTGGTTGGGATCTTTCATTCATGAAGCAAGCCCACTGTCATGAAGCAAGCCCACTGTCAGCTTCCGTCCTAGGTGAAAGATACCAGGGTGTGCCTTTGCAACCCTAGATACATCAAAAGAGCCCTTTGATCTTTATTCATAAACCAGACACCATCTGGCTGTGTGTTCCTTCCTGTAGATTTTATGATCTCTTGTTAATTTCTTAATCTTGATTATCTGGTTGCTTAGTATGCAAATAGGCATCCACTGTGAAGTATACAATATTCACTTTACATACAACCAGACAGATAGATAAGCGTCTCCTGCCTGTCTGAAAGAAACATGTTTGTCACCTCATGGTGACCTGCTTTAACtcacagaccttaagaacataatttccagTATAAGTACATAACTCCTTATAATCTTATCTTTACATACATTTTGAAATGGTTATGATGATCTGGGTGTTTTTGGCTCTTAGCAGAGatctcacatgccaccctttatGAATTATTATGCATATAACCCACCCAGGAGATCTGTGCACCCCCTTGTGCCTTCTGCCAGGTAGCATCAAGAGGTTCCTGTGTCACAAGTTGGCCCTTTCAATCTGGGAGCAAGAGCTAGCTCCATCCCAACAGAGCAATTTTGTCCTTAACAGTTACCAGCTGCAATTCCCCCCATCACTCTTTCAGCTAGTGAGTACTAAGCTCTTTTTATGTTCTTCCTCTTAATCAGGCATGGAAACCAGTAACTTCAGATTTCAgaatggtagctgtgttagtctgtatcagcaaaaacaacgaggagtccttgtggcatcttagagactaacaaatttatttgggcataagctttcttgggctaaaatccatttcatcagatgcatggagtgaaaaatacagtaagaagtgtttccacagtatgcatccgatgaagtgagctgtagctcacgaaagcttatgctcaaataaattggttactctctaaggtgcaacaagtactccttttctttttgcgaatacagactaacacggctgttactctgaaaccagtaagaaGACTGTATATCATAGCATATGAAAAGATagaagttgccttaccaagtggggggggggggtcagtgctaacgagccaattcaattaaggtggaagttgcctattctcaacagctgacaagaaggggtgaataccaaaggaggggaaattgcttttgtagtgctaacaaggccaatgcaatcagggtggcccatttcaaacagttgacaagaaggtgtgagtatcagcagagggaaaattactttttgtagtgacccatccactcccagtctttattcagtcctaatttcatggtgtccagtttgcaaattaattctagttctgcagtttctcgttggagtctgtttttgaagtttttttgttgaagaattgccacttttacatctgctattgagtgtccagggagattgaagtgttcttctactggtttttgaatgctgcaattcttgatgtctgacttgtatccatttattcttttgtgtagagactgtccggtttggccaatgtacatggcagaggagcattgctagcacatgatggcatatatcacatttgtagatgtgcaggtgaacaagcccctgatggtgtggctggtgtggtaagctcctatgatggtgtcccttgaataaatatgcggacagagttggcaacggggtttgttgcagggattgtttcctgggttagtgtttttgttgctgtagttgtggttgctggtgagtatttgcttcaggttgtggggctgtctgtaggcgaggactggcctgtctcccaaggtctgtgagagtgagggatcatccttcaggataggttgtagatccttgatgatgcgttggagaggttttagttgggggctgaaggtgacggctagtggcattctgttactttctttgttgggc
The nucleotide sequence above comes from Caretta caretta isolate rCarCar2 chromosome 6, rCarCar1.hap1, whole genome shotgun sequence. Encoded proteins:
- the NCR3LG1 gene encoding natural cytotoxicity triggering receptor 3 ligand 1 encodes the protein MKGNRSALSLPRPAPATPPTLPENMGWGAGSAGRCCRLLGLLLCLSSGLQPAETLQVLMGSTPQIVSLNDNISIPCNLSGYNTAELDIKNMGVTWYLKTPRADQEEKVFTFHAGAHISHRNGASMSDNDLRRGNAALSLPQIQFKEAGIYRCYVIVAPSDAHGTSVLEVVAQPEVSLSPKEVTIESDKEKTLSCEVNKFYPNLVDIKWMKVSKNNQDSSVAAEDIRTGASVENEDGTFNVTSILRLQPSLQDNGNVYRCIVSHKTFPAKLLLNSTLTVTAPKADLNSIIGAVIGTIIACIIVLGLGTFVYCKCLKKIPPVT